In one window of Lewinella sp. 4G2 DNA:
- a CDS encoding MBL fold metallo-hydrolase: protein MHRRNFLKTSLATAALATSGLELFANTFRPELAGDYQLIRGNVGYYTNRGGTIGLYLPGGQPEGGVVVDTQFPDQATALLETLREQGRLTQFSLLANTHHHGDHTGGNGVIAPLATQYVAHERAKQNLIENLAKKDEKAELPLPKTTFGESWSTNLPDGKETVSLRHFGAAHTGGDAVVHFENANVAHLGDLLFNRRFPYIDPGAGGDILNWPVVMKKIRTHYDRNTIYIFGHAADGYPVFGTASDIKAFENYLKKLRNYVRKEIKKGTSLEDLKAKTETIPGAREWKFGERLRGVNLEVTYGALMAEKS, encoded by the coding sequence ATGCACCGTCGAAATTTTCTAAAAACCAGCCTCGCTACCGCCGCCCTGGCCACCTCCGGCCTGGAGTTGTTCGCCAATACCTTTCGTCCGGAACTGGCGGGTGATTACCAACTTATCCGCGGGAACGTTGGCTACTACACCAATCGTGGGGGCACCATCGGCCTCTACCTACCGGGCGGCCAACCCGAAGGCGGCGTGGTGGTGGACACCCAGTTCCCGGATCAGGCTACGGCCCTCCTCGAAACCCTCCGCGAGCAGGGGCGGCTCACGCAGTTTTCGCTCCTCGCCAATACCCATCACCACGGTGACCATACCGGCGGAAACGGCGTGATCGCACCCCTCGCCACCCAGTACGTGGCCCACGAACGCGCCAAACAGAATCTAATCGAGAACCTCGCTAAAAAGGACGAAAAAGCCGAGCTGCCGCTTCCCAAAACGACCTTCGGCGAAAGCTGGTCCACCAACCTGCCCGACGGTAAGGAGACCGTTTCCTTGCGCCACTTCGGGGCAGCCCACACTGGGGGGGATGCGGTCGTCCACTTTGAGAATGCCAACGTGGCTCACCTGGGCGACCTGCTGTTTAACCGCCGCTTCCCCTACATCGATCCGGGCGCCGGCGGCGATATTCTGAACTGGCCGGTGGTCATGAAAAAGATCCGTACGCATTACGATCGCAACACCATCTACATCTTCGGCCACGCAGCGGATGGCTACCCCGTTTTCGGAACGGCTTCCGACATCAAGGCCTTCGAAAACTACCTGAAGAAATTACGGAACTACGTACGCAAAGAGATCAAAAAAGGTACCTCACTCGAAGACCTAAAGGCCAAAACGGAAACCATCCCCGGCGCTCGGGAATGGAAGTTTGGGGAGCGGTTACGGGGTGTCAACTTGGAGGTAACCTACGGTGCCTTGATGGCGGAAAAAAGTTAG
- a CDS encoding VOC family protein: MNAPPNMSLPDPQNFLTQLFAALEKVPGQFDGFELDHLCYRVGDWEEYVALRDALLLENELLTESQIGGRPIAVFRLSDPITFRGRSIEVLELPAPKPGSAYPSGYEHVEFVIDTPLADFEWRLTDHLGFPATYIDRKGLNKSINPDLRLRLPDGLSVKFHEQSLADVIAFERGQQSGEA, translated from the coding sequence ATGAACGCCCCGCCCAATATGTCCCTCCCCGACCCGCAAAATTTCCTCACCCAACTGTTCGCTGCCCTCGAAAAAGTACCCGGACAATTCGACGGATTCGAGCTCGACCACCTCTGTTATCGCGTCGGTGATTGGGAGGAATACGTTGCGTTACGCGACGCATTGCTATTAGAGAATGAGTTGCTGACGGAGAGTCAAATCGGCGGCCGACCGATTGCCGTCTTTCGGCTTTCGGATCCCATTACCTTTCGCGGGCGCTCAATCGAGGTCCTGGAATTGCCCGCCCCCAAACCAGGTAGCGCCTACCCTTCCGGGTACGAGCACGTGGAGTTTGTAATCGATACTCCCCTCGCTGATTTCGAATGGCGTCTGACCGATCACCTTGGGTTTCCTGCTACGTACATCGACCGGAAAGGGCTCAATAAATCCATCAATCCCGACCTTCGGTTACGCCTCCCCGACGGCCTCAGTGTTAAGTTCCACGAACAGTCGCTGGCCGACGTCATCGCTTTTGAACGAGGACAGCAGAGTGGCGAGGCGTAA
- a CDS encoding TIGR00730 family Rossman fold protein has product MSQRKSIAIFCGSSSGSDPAYVAAAHEMGRAIAERGYRLVYGAGSVGLMGEVADEVLRQGGEVLGVIPQFLVDMEVGHDGLTELIVTETMHERKLAMAEAADGFIAMPGGVGTLEEIIEVLTWTQLGVHDKQCGLYDVKGYYDHLVRFLEHAVDQRFLKASQAALLHRGADAGALLETVLESGGVVYEGKWVG; this is encoded by the coding sequence ATGTCCCAACGCAAATCCATCGCCATCTTTTGTGGTTCCTCTTCCGGAAGTGACCCCGCCTACGTCGCCGCCGCTCACGAGATGGGGCGGGCCATCGCCGAGCGGGGCTACCGGTTGGTGTACGGCGCCGGCTCCGTCGGCCTTATGGGCGAAGTCGCCGACGAAGTGCTACGGCAGGGTGGGGAAGTGCTGGGTGTGATCCCCCAATTCCTCGTCGATATGGAAGTCGGCCACGATGGTCTGACGGAACTCATCGTCACCGAAACCATGCACGAACGCAAACTCGCCATGGCCGAGGCCGCCGACGGTTTCATCGCCATGCCCGGCGGGGTAGGGACGCTCGAAGAGATCATCGAGGTACTCACCTGGACGCAGCTGGGCGTCCACGATAAACAGTGCGGCCTGTACGACGTGAAGGGCTACTACGACCACCTTGTCCGCTTCCTCGAACACGCCGTAGACCAGCGTTTTCTCAAGGCCAGTCAGGCCGCCTTACTCCACCGGGGCGCTGACGCAGGTGCGTTGCTGGAGACGGTTTTAGAGAGTGGTGGGGTTGTTTATGAGGGGAAGTGGGTTGGGTAG
- a CDS encoding T9SS type A sorting domain-containing protein: MMNRLQSFVSAFCLSLLLPFGAIGQSCGATPLTTSFETSFVRALYSTGGDMWYTGLEEAYFVTDPSSRRNFAIMFAGGLWLGAKDPGGNLKVSAQTYGRNSFDFDYRPGPLNVDGTEFENCEDWVLPFKITREEILEYQNRLNLPEPLAPEMIVDNILGWPGQGNPYFFGIHGHNLPDTPNGLAPFHDEDLDGIYDPTRGDYPLFCGDLASWSVFHDAVPNQDSNSPASLEMEIHQLVYATNFSGSPLNTTTFHEYTFINRGQEDLIDLHVGQWMDFDLGCPSNDRFNSVPENNLFYYYNDSAIETQQCFQIGSTTTGTTRPVTIVQILDGLKAYNSDSSEVVNRGMSSISGYGNEGFSTTPVGAGPARNPTQYYNLLTGKWSGGEPITRGGLGFQTEGDTTRFAYDGGLDANGVPWRNCNQPDGNITIDPRVVMSSGPVIMSPGTSNSLTIAVTTTFRNNYDGECPDEGPIVRLAGVVKRVFDEFCASSISTSADPQPATVLQLSVYPNPTHGRINFDLPVGSSIQSLQLFNAAGQRVATMQGNGPTLSYDTKANGLPAGLYHYLVRTGDGRSGSGRVVVR, translated from the coding sequence ATGATGAACAGATTACAGTCTTTTGTTTCCGCTTTTTGCCTCTCTCTCCTTTTACCTTTTGGCGCAATTGGCCAAAGTTGTGGGGCTACGCCACTTACTACCAGCTTTGAAACATCTTTCGTTCGCGCTCTATATTCAACTGGTGGTGATATGTGGTACACCGGATTGGAGGAAGCTTATTTTGTAACTGACCCTTCCAGTCGTCGAAACTTCGCGATCATGTTCGCTGGCGGCCTTTGGTTGGGGGCGAAAGACCCCGGTGGCAACCTAAAAGTTTCTGCCCAGACGTACGGTAGAAATAGTTTTGATTTTGACTACCGACCTGGACCATTGAACGTAGACGGAACTGAATTTGAAAACTGTGAGGATTGGGTTTTGCCATTCAAAATTACCCGAGAGGAGATATTGGAATATCAGAATCGGCTTAATTTGCCCGAGCCTCTTGCTCCAGAAATGATCGTAGATAATATTCTAGGTTGGCCGGGCCAGGGTAATCCATACTTCTTTGGTATTCACGGCCATAATCTACCGGATACTCCCAATGGATTAGCACCCTTCCACGATGAGGATCTTGACGGAATTTATGACCCAACGCGGGGTGATTATCCTCTATTCTGTGGGGATCTGGCCAGCTGGTCCGTCTTTCATGATGCGGTACCCAATCAAGATAGTAACTCACCCGCTAGTTTAGAAATGGAGATTCATCAGCTGGTGTACGCCACTAATTTTTCTGGAAGCCCTCTTAATACTACCACATTTCATGAGTACACCTTCATTAATCGTGGCCAGGAAGACTTAATTGATCTACACGTTGGGCAGTGGATGGATTTCGACTTAGGCTGCCCGAGCAATGATCGTTTTAATTCAGTGCCTGAGAATAATCTGTTTTACTATTACAATGATTCTGCAATCGAAACGCAGCAATGTTTTCAGATAGGTTCTACAACTACTGGCACAACCAGACCAGTGACGATTGTGCAAATCCTAGATGGTCTAAAAGCTTATAATTCGGATTCTTCGGAAGTTGTGAACCGAGGTATGTCCAGTATTTCAGGGTACGGTAATGAAGGTTTCTCTACAACGCCAGTAGGTGCTGGACCTGCGCGTAATCCTACCCAGTATTACAACTTACTCACCGGAAAGTGGTCCGGAGGTGAACCGATCACGAGGGGAGGGCTAGGTTTTCAAACGGAAGGGGATACGACTCGGTTTGCCTACGATGGAGGGCTGGACGCCAATGGCGTTCCGTGGCGCAATTGTAATCAACCAGATGGGAATATTACTATTGATCCTCGCGTAGTGATGAGTAGCGGTCCGGTAATCATGTCCCCGGGTACTTCAAACTCTCTCACGATTGCCGTGACTACAACGTTCAGAAATAACTATGATGGAGAGTGCCCAGACGAAGGACCTATCGTTCGATTAGCAGGAGTGGTGAAAAGAGTTTTTGATGAATTTTGCGCAAGTTCTATCTCTACGAGCGCCGACCCCCAACCCGCCACAGTCCTCCAACTATCCGTATACCCAAACCCTACCCACGGGCGAATTAATTTCGATCTACCGGTGGGCAGCTCCATCCAGTCCCTGCAATTATTCAATGCTGCCGGGCAACGCGTCGCAACGATGCAAGGGAACGGGCCAACGTTGAGTTACGATACTAAGGCGAATGGCTTGCCGGCGGGGCTGTATCATTACCTGGTAAGGACTGGAGATGGGCGGTCTGGTAGTGGACGGGTGGTTGTTCGGTAG
- a CDS encoding T9SS type A sorting domain-containing protein produces the protein MHPQKLLLLPLTALCLYLAPAAAQNCEPGTTSNDSLKNNHLEITVGQAGELFPTGENGGFIVNPTAENTVPYNVMSRAGLWIGARDAAGALQVSSVTYGPFNDNRNFQPGPVYDDPTQTAANCGFWNRHFKVSQDEITAVRRSFLAGTLRREDVPTNILGWPATENPYFEETWGASLPDATTGMAPFYDEDLDGIYDPLAGDYPDFCGGQALYSVFNDMTLRTGNDTPPLGIEVHQLVRITEGRDDIFAQTVLVDYLIVNKSLETKLDLHAGLWIDPDLGCFNNDLASTLPAENLLYVYNDSPDEGTSCPSGLTPTGVDAPALVVKMLSGFITPVFDDDGFLIGEEDLQLTSLAGYISAAFGSPPPGMLLLNTPERQYNVLRGSWPDGSSIGRSGNGFDNQGAPTSYLYDGGDTPAGTPWKGCAPNDFFLDHRYLAASGPTFVEPGGVKTLSFALAVTKGVEYANDCPVEDQILEVSSALEGIGEAFRTCELPVSTNTDVVLANTKLRVFPNPTRNRLNFELPQDEKIKRLTLYTATGQRLVTNAPSENFLSIDLSTHQLPAGLLIYHLQTEGGEVKTGKVVLL, from the coding sequence ATGCACCCCCAAAAACTCCTCCTCCTCCCCCTAACCGCACTCTGTCTCTACCTCGCACCCGCGGCAGCGCAAAATTGTGAGCCTGGAACGACGAGTAACGATTCCCTGAAAAATAACCATCTGGAAATTACCGTAGGGCAAGCCGGGGAACTCTTCCCAACCGGCGAAAACGGTGGCTTTATCGTAAACCCTACGGCGGAAAACACCGTGCCCTACAACGTCATGAGCCGGGCGGGGCTCTGGATCGGGGCGCGGGACGCCGCTGGAGCATTACAAGTCTCGTCGGTAACCTACGGGCCATTCAACGATAACCGGAATTTCCAGCCAGGACCGGTGTACGATGACCCCACCCAGACCGCCGCAAATTGTGGCTTTTGGAATCGCCACTTTAAAGTGTCCCAGGATGAAATCACGGCCGTGCGCCGGTCCTTTTTGGCCGGGACGCTGCGACGCGAGGACGTCCCCACGAACATCCTCGGCTGGCCCGCTACCGAAAATCCGTACTTCGAAGAAACCTGGGGCGCCTCCCTGCCCGACGCAACGACCGGAATGGCGCCCTTCTATGATGAAGATCTGGACGGCATCTACGACCCCCTCGCCGGCGACTACCCGGATTTCTGCGGTGGCCAGGCCCTCTACAGCGTCTTCAACGACATGACGCTGCGCACGGGAAATGATACTCCACCGCTGGGAATTGAGGTCCACCAACTCGTACGGATCACTGAGGGGCGGGACGATATTTTCGCGCAAACCGTACTGGTCGATTACTTGATTGTCAACAAGTCCCTGGAAACTAAACTTGACCTCCACGCCGGGCTCTGGATCGATCCCGACCTCGGCTGTTTTAATAACGACCTGGCCAGCACCCTGCCCGCCGAAAACCTCCTCTACGTCTACAACGATTCCCCCGACGAAGGCACCAGCTGCCCCAGCGGCCTCACCCCCACGGGCGTAGATGCCCCGGCGCTGGTGGTAAAAATGCTTAGCGGATTCATCACGCCCGTTTTTGATGACGACGGTTTCCTCATTGGCGAAGAAGACCTTCAACTAACCTCACTCGCGGGCTACATCAGCGCCGCTTTCGGCAGCCCGCCGCCGGGAATGCTCCTCCTCAACACGCCGGAACGACAGTACAATGTCCTGCGCGGCAGCTGGCCCGACGGCTCATCCATCGGCCGCAGTGGCAACGGGTTCGATAACCAGGGCGCCCCCACCAGCTACCTGTACGACGGTGGCGACACCCCCGCGGGAACCCCCTGGAAAGGCTGCGCCCCCAACGATTTTTTCCTCGACCACCGTTACCTCGCAGCTTCAGGGCCCACATTCGTGGAGCCCGGCGGCGTAAAAACCCTCTCCTTCGCCCTGGCGGTAACGAAAGGGGTAGAATACGCGAATGATTGCCCCGTGGAGGATCAAATCTTGGAGGTCTCCTCCGCCCTCGAAGGAATCGGAGAAGCCTTCCGTACCTGCGAACTCCCCGTCAGCACCAACACCGACGTCGTTTTGGCCAATACCAAACTCCGCGTCTTCCCCAACCCAACCCGCAACCGCCTCAACTTCGAACTCCCCCAAGACGAGAAAATAAAACGCCTCACCCTCTACACCGCCACCGGCCAACGACTAGTGACAAATGCACCCAGCGAAAACTTCCTAAGTATCGACCTCTCCACCCACCAACTCCCCGCCGGCCTCCTCATCTACCACCTCCAAACGGAAGGCGGCGAAGTAAAAACCGGCAAGGTGGTACTGCTATGA
- a CDS encoding ankyrin repeat domain-containing protein yields the protein MLKITFAILLATVLLTCGQTVEESQNQEAEVEAYSTDTLEHILEIGGYDVAHLELYDDGLFDLPLQKMGPSHVAWLAALRCDTFLLRKTLEDGANPNLHMEGYWTVEEAAMCDNGVDLIRILEAHDVTIYRDLSETEDVENEPLVNIALVSGNLEVADYLLRNGSTLDERDQRYGLGCSAAQTARDSATLAFLIERGVDYTELCNFDRSLLHNAVQHGAHNFVDYLLKNKLIDPDIRDEDGDTAYDYAVYQEDQEMMDLLETYLLTN from the coding sequence ATGTTGAAAATTACGTTCGCCATTTTGCTGGCCACCGTCTTACTAACCTGCGGGCAAACCGTTGAGGAATCCCAAAACCAGGAAGCCGAAGTCGAAGCCTATTCGACCGATACCCTCGAGCACATCCTGGAGATCGGTGGCTACGACGTCGCCCACCTGGAACTGTACGACGACGGCCTCTTCGATTTACCCCTCCAAAAAATGGGCCCCTCCCACGTAGCCTGGCTGGCCGCCCTGCGGTGCGATACCTTCCTGTTGCGGAAAACCCTCGAAGACGGAGCCAACCCGAACCTCCACATGGAAGGTTACTGGACCGTCGAAGAAGCCGCCATGTGCGACAACGGCGTCGACCTCATCCGCATCCTCGAAGCCCACGACGTTACGATCTACCGGGACCTCTCCGAAACCGAAGACGTCGAAAACGAACCCCTCGTTAACATCGCCCTCGTATCCGGCAACCTGGAAGTTGCGGATTACCTCCTCCGCAACGGCAGCACCCTCGACGAACGCGACCAACGCTACGGCCTCGGTTGTTCCGCCGCCCAGACCGCCAGGGATAGCGCAACGCTGGCCTTTCTCATCGAGCGCGGAGTCGACTACACGGAGCTCTGCAATTTCGACCGAAGTTTGCTCCACAACGCGGTGCAACACGGGGCCCACAATTTTGTGGACTACCTGCTCAAGAACAAGCTGATCGATCCTGACATTAGGGATGAGGACGGCGACACCGCTTACGACTACGCCGTCTACCAGGAAGACCAGGAAATGATGGACTTGCTGGAGACATATCTGCTGACGAACTAG